A single region of the Corallococcus caeni genome encodes:
- a CDS encoding cytochrome b/b6 domain-containing protein: MHPPEQRRPQPWPIRLTHWANVPLLAILAASGLQILVAYPRMGPRGRPFALYPFQDAMPPAWLRLGDWLAGARSWHFAFGWFLALNGVVYVLYLALSGEWRRRLFLPRRDARDAVATLAYYLRLRPAPVQTGLYNGLQRLAYTATLVMGALSVLSGLAIYKPVQLHWLMTLFGGYDPARFIHLLLLALFALFTVGHVVLVALHPRTFGEMITGGRKPDV, from the coding sequence GTGCACCCGCCCGAGCAGCGCCGTCCCCAGCCCTGGCCCATCCGGCTCACCCACTGGGCCAACGTGCCGCTGCTCGCCATCCTCGCGGCGAGCGGGTTGCAGATCCTCGTCGCGTATCCGCGCATGGGGCCTCGCGGCCGGCCGTTCGCGCTCTATCCCTTCCAGGACGCCATGCCGCCAGCGTGGCTGCGCCTGGGGGACTGGCTCGCGGGGGCGCGGAGCTGGCACTTCGCGTTCGGCTGGTTCCTGGCCCTCAACGGCGTCGTGTACGTGCTCTACCTCGCGCTCAGCGGCGAGTGGCGACGCCGCCTGTTCCTCCCGCGCCGCGATGCTCGCGACGCTGTGGCCACGCTCGCGTACTACCTGCGGCTGCGCCCCGCGCCCGTGCAGACGGGCCTCTACAACGGGCTCCAGCGGCTGGCGTACACCGCCACCCTCGTGATGGGCGCGCTGTCCGTCCTGTCCGGCCTCGCCATCTACAAGCCCGTGCAGCTCCACTGGCTCATGACCCTCTTCGGTGGCTACGACCCCGCGCGCTTCATCCACCTGCTGCTGCTCGCGCTGTTCGCCCTCTTCACCGTGGGCCACGTCGTCCTCGTCGCCCTGCACCCGCGCACCTTCGGGGAGATGATCACCGGCGGGAGGAAGCCCGATGTCTGA
- a CDS encoding right-handed parallel beta-helix repeat-containing protein produces the protein MTLKPANALLLVGALLLTTFGCVEEEPSFTAPLAGGARVVVAVPRSAEAVAVTTMVTHASGATESKALAPRTDPDGGVAWAAVVKPESPEEELRLAVDARNASDAVVASVSPDAGVKLPLYEEALVVLVPQSASGLPGLANHAPLIHEVIAPRSIVAPGDTVELSARASDLEGDALTYAWSATSGVLDCAEATCAWTAAFPPRDVGDGGVDPEFAHDALIRVRVTDAQGAESMLQFRIGMGTTRAPPTLDDTRFNRSPVASAPGAAQQVGLNVPFQVQAAVTDEDGPRDVLKYAWSATCEGTFEGGTTATPVFTATAEPADCGCQLKGAVTDGFGGSAEQLVNLCVRAAAPPVLGDITQSAQSALAGERVTFTVKATDPRGEAMTFAWTSNVGALGTATGDGATSTVDWTELTCLPAGVTPTVDLVVTNASGASTRQSFSVAWAGRRCGPGESPCGITLSPGKVTLRADCVVQSAVFIPDGLTFDGAGHTLTASEEGAGDHYKGAVLRNRGSVANVRDVTVTARNLSDVCDGDVDRLRGILLEGASGTIEDTVVEDVNQAGNNSGCQEGFAIDVRNSAAGATPVTVVIRGNQLTGYQKAGVVMLGRVEATVEDNVIDGLGPTDRIARIGIQLAYGVSGQVAGNQVNGNAYRFERDWGSGIMVLGGAYYGAGRELCHDLLIQDNVLTENDVGVYLLQAVDSDFNPPPTSQNLQVLGNTLSKTDLTASYQAAIADNGTANLISRNRISGDGYDPDVYPANAASVDVTTQGEDRQVGFATPARTLDVGACSEVLAVQGRDLAGNLAPLSVPEVTLAASDPGATFHLLPDCSDAPVTVVSLKNPQREGLFYVKAATAGTLTVTATGDGASQTQEQTVN, from the coding sequence GTGACCCTGAAGCCCGCCAATGCGTTGCTCCTCGTGGGGGCGTTGCTGCTGACCACGTTCGGTTGCGTGGAGGAGGAGCCCTCCTTCACGGCGCCGCTGGCGGGGGGCGCGCGGGTCGTGGTGGCGGTGCCCCGGTCCGCGGAGGCCGTCGCGGTGACGACCATGGTGACGCACGCGTCGGGCGCCACGGAGTCGAAGGCGCTGGCGCCGCGGACGGATCCGGATGGCGGCGTCGCATGGGCGGCCGTCGTGAAGCCGGAGTCCCCCGAGGAGGAGCTCCGGCTGGCCGTGGACGCCCGGAACGCCTCGGACGCGGTGGTGGCCTCCGTGAGCCCGGATGCCGGCGTGAAGCTGCCGCTGTACGAAGAGGCGCTGGTGGTCCTGGTGCCCCAGTCCGCGTCCGGCCTGCCGGGCCTGGCCAACCACGCGCCCCTCATCCACGAGGTGATTGCACCGCGCTCCATCGTCGCCCCGGGCGACACCGTGGAGTTGAGCGCGCGGGCCAGTGACCTGGAAGGGGATGCGCTCACCTACGCGTGGAGCGCGACCTCGGGAGTGCTCGACTGCGCGGAAGCGACCTGCGCGTGGACGGCGGCGTTCCCGCCGCGCGATGTCGGCGATGGCGGCGTCGACCCGGAGTTCGCCCATGATGCGTTGATCCGCGTGCGGGTCACGGATGCGCAGGGCGCGGAGTCCATGCTCCAGTTCCGCATCGGCATGGGCACCACGCGCGCGCCCCCGACGCTGGATGACACGCGGTTCAACCGCTCGCCCGTGGCGTCCGCGCCTGGAGCTGCCCAGCAGGTGGGCCTCAACGTGCCCTTCCAGGTCCAGGCGGCGGTGACGGACGAGGACGGCCCCCGGGACGTGCTGAAGTACGCCTGGAGCGCGACGTGCGAGGGCACCTTCGAAGGCGGCACCACCGCCACGCCCGTCTTCACCGCGACGGCGGAGCCCGCGGACTGCGGCTGCCAGTTGAAGGGCGCCGTGACGGACGGCTTCGGCGGAAGCGCGGAGCAGCTCGTGAACCTATGCGTGCGAGCGGCCGCGCCGCCCGTCCTCGGCGATATCACGCAGTCCGCGCAGTCCGCGCTCGCGGGCGAACGCGTGACGTTCACCGTCAAGGCGACGGACCCTCGCGGCGAGGCCATGACGTTCGCGTGGACGTCGAACGTGGGCGCGCTCGGCACGGCGACGGGGGACGGCGCGACGAGCACGGTGGACTGGACGGAGCTCACCTGCCTGCCGGCGGGCGTCACGCCCACGGTGGACCTGGTGGTGACGAACGCCTCGGGCGCGAGCACGCGGCAGTCCTTCTCCGTGGCGTGGGCGGGCCGCCGCTGCGGTCCGGGGGAGTCCCCCTGCGGCATCACCCTGTCACCGGGGAAGGTGACGCTGCGCGCGGACTGCGTGGTCCAGAGCGCGGTGTTCATCCCGGACGGCCTCACGTTCGACGGAGCCGGGCACACGCTGACCGCGTCCGAGGAGGGCGCCGGGGACCACTACAAGGGCGCGGTGCTGCGCAACCGGGGCTCGGTGGCGAACGTGCGCGACGTGACCGTGACGGCGCGGAACCTGTCGGACGTGTGTGACGGGGACGTGGACCGGCTGCGCGGCATCCTGCTGGAGGGCGCGAGCGGCACCATCGAGGACACGGTGGTGGAGGACGTGAACCAGGCCGGCAACAACAGCGGATGCCAGGAGGGCTTCGCCATCGACGTGCGCAACAGCGCGGCGGGTGCCACGCCGGTGACGGTGGTCATCCGGGGCAATCAGCTGACGGGCTACCAGAAGGCGGGCGTGGTGATGCTGGGTCGGGTGGAGGCGACGGTGGAGGACAACGTCATCGACGGCCTGGGCCCCACCGACCGCATCGCGCGCATCGGCATCCAGCTGGCGTATGGCGTGTCCGGGCAGGTGGCGGGCAACCAGGTGAACGGCAATGCGTACCGGTTCGAGCGCGACTGGGGCTCCGGCATCATGGTGCTGGGCGGCGCGTACTACGGCGCGGGGCGGGAGCTGTGCCACGACCTGCTCATCCAGGACAACGTGCTGACGGAGAACGACGTTGGCGTCTACCTGCTGCAAGCGGTGGACTCGGACTTCAACCCTCCGCCCACGTCGCAGAACCTCCAGGTGCTCGGCAACACGCTGAGCAAGACGGACCTGACGGCCAGCTATCAGGCCGCCATCGCGGACAACGGGACCGCGAACCTCATCAGCCGCAACCGGATCAGCGGTGACGGGTACGACCCGGACGTGTACCCGGCGAATGCCGCCTCCGTGGACGTGACGACGCAGGGCGAGGACCGCCAGGTGGGCTTCGCCACGCCCGCGCGGACGCTGGACGTGGGGGCGTGCTCGGAGGTGCTGGCGGTGCAGGGTCGGGACCTGGCGGGCAACCTGGCGCCGCTGTCCGTGCCGGAGGTGACGCTGGCCGCGTCGGATCCGGGCGCGACCTTCCACCTGCTGCCGGACTGCTCGGATGCGCCCGTGACGGTGGTGAGCCTCAAGAACCCGCAGCGCGAGGGCCTCTTCTACGTCAAGGCCGCGACCGCGGGCACACTGACCGTCACGGCGACCGGCGACGGCGCGAGCCAGACCCAGGAGCAGACGGTCAACTGA
- a CDS encoding penicillin-binding transpeptidase domain-containing protein gives MGLCLLLLLPACTPRAARPVVAPEGPEDLARQYLDAWARNDVAAQRKGLVDAPPDFDAQHARWRQDLGVVASRFEQPELEADDGATAVVRFRGVHTLRGLGDWEVESRLRFERRGPRWGLRWTPEVLHPAARPGDRFGRTRTWGPRAALLDADGDPLTVPGEVIRIGVMPGRVKDRAAVASVLQAQLGVDPSRVLTALNAASARPEQFVAFIDVRPERYQQVRAALAPVPGIFFRKKPARLTPAEGFAAHTLGRVGEVTAEALQLLGPPYQAGDVVGLSGLERAQERTLAGRPSGEVRLLRRAGDSEVLHRFDGEPGRDVRTTLRMDVQAAAEAALTDVTWPAALVAVDTSTGEVLAVASRPLGEALHRALTGRYPPGSTFKVVTAEALLANGLKPDSRADCPLEVTAGRKRFRNFESEVLGTTTLRRAFALSCNTTFIQLESTLDPGVLEDATRRFGFGVAYDVGLPSPGATFPEPRDDAERASAVMGQGRVLVTPLHMATVAAAADSGVWHAPRLLADADAGPEARLSPGTSKSLRELMRAVVTEGTAKSAARIAGLMGKTGTAEFGTSVPPETHAWFIGVRGGIGFAVFVEGGGVGGRVAVPIAIRFLQALDAPGVLSFKDDDARQGAGPR, from the coding sequence GTGGGGCTCTGCCTCCTGTTGCTGCTTCCCGCGTGTACGCCACGTGCCGCGAGGCCCGTCGTCGCGCCTGAAGGGCCGGAGGACCTGGCCCGTCAGTACCTGGACGCGTGGGCGCGCAACGACGTGGCGGCGCAGCGCAAGGGGCTGGTGGACGCGCCTCCGGACTTCGACGCGCAGCACGCGCGGTGGCGGCAGGACCTGGGCGTCGTGGCCTCGCGCTTCGAGCAGCCGGAGCTCGAAGCCGACGACGGCGCCACGGCGGTGGTGAGGTTCCGTGGCGTGCACACGCTGCGGGGGCTGGGGGACTGGGAGGTGGAGTCCCGGCTGCGCTTCGAACGCAGGGGCCCGCGCTGGGGCCTGCGCTGGACGCCGGAGGTGCTCCATCCCGCCGCACGGCCTGGAGATCGCTTCGGCCGCACCCGGACCTGGGGCCCGCGCGCCGCGCTGCTCGACGCGGACGGGGATCCGCTCACCGTGCCCGGAGAGGTCATCCGCATCGGCGTGATGCCGGGCCGGGTGAAGGACCGCGCGGCCGTGGCCAGCGTGCTCCAGGCGCAGCTCGGGGTGGACCCCTCCCGGGTGCTCACCGCGCTGAACGCCGCGAGCGCGCGGCCGGAGCAGTTCGTCGCGTTCATCGACGTGCGCCCGGAGCGCTACCAGCAGGTGCGCGCCGCGCTCGCGCCGGTGCCCGGCATCTTCTTTCGCAAGAAGCCCGCGCGCCTCACGCCGGCGGAGGGCTTCGCCGCGCACACGCTGGGCCGCGTGGGCGAGGTGACGGCGGAGGCGCTCCAACTGCTGGGCCCGCCCTACCAGGCGGGGGACGTGGTGGGGCTGTCGGGCCTGGAGCGCGCGCAGGAGCGGACGCTGGCGGGACGTCCCTCCGGCGAGGTGCGGCTCTTGCGCCGCGCGGGTGACAGCGAGGTGCTGCACCGCTTCGACGGCGAGCCGGGACGTGATGTTCGCACCACGCTGCGGATGGACGTGCAGGCGGCGGCGGAGGCCGCGCTCACGGACGTCACCTGGCCCGCCGCGCTGGTCGCGGTGGACACGTCGACGGGCGAGGTCCTGGCGGTGGCCAGCCGGCCGCTCGGGGAGGCGCTGCACCGCGCGCTGACGGGGCGCTATCCCCCGGGCTCCACGTTCAAGGTCGTGACCGCCGAGGCGCTGCTCGCGAACGGCCTGAAGCCGGACTCCCGCGCGGACTGTCCCCTGGAGGTGACGGCGGGCCGCAAGCGCTTCCGCAACTTCGAGTCCGAGGTGCTGGGCACCACCACGCTGCGGCGCGCGTTCGCGCTGTCGTGCAACACGACGTTCATCCAGCTGGAGTCGACGCTGGACCCGGGAGTGCTGGAGGACGCGACCCGGCGCTTCGGCTTCGGGGTGGCCTACGACGTGGGGCTGCCCTCGCCGGGCGCCACCTTCCCGGAACCCCGCGACGACGCCGAGCGCGCGTCGGCGGTCATGGGCCAGGGCCGCGTGCTGGTCACGCCGCTGCACATGGCCACGGTCGCGGCGGCGGCGGACTCCGGCGTCTGGCACGCGCCGCGCCTGCTGGCGGACGCGGACGCGGGTCCGGAGGCCCGGCTGAGCCCGGGCACTTCCAAGTCGCTCCGGGAGCTCATGCGCGCGGTGGTGACGGAGGGCACGGCGAAGTCCGCCGCGCGCATCGCGGGGCTCATGGGCAAGACGGGCACGGCGGAGTTCGGCACCTCCGTGCCGCCCGAAACCCACGCGTGGTTCATCGGGGTGCGCGGCGGCATCGGCTTCGCGGTGTTCGTGGAGGGCGGCGGCGTGGGAGGCCGCGTCGCCGTTCCAATCGCGATCCGCTTCCTCCAGGCGCTGGACGCGCCGGGGGTCCTCTCCTTCAAGGACGACGACGCCCGCCAGGGCGCGGGCCCAAGGTGA
- the mgtA gene encoding magnesium-translocating P-type ATPase gives MGVARSNSRGAGGLAHLPRRSGGRRGPAPERKGPSAWSAPEESLRARLGSTFQGLSQQEAEARLESLGPNALESRRRRPLLLELLLRLGNPLVLVLLVACGISAVVHDLTSSAIIAAIVLISVTLDFVQEHRANNAAERLRGAVALRARVLRDGEEQVRPATELVPGDVVLLATGSRVPADARLLESHELTVNESLLTGEPYPVEKAPGLAPKDAPLAEVGNAVFAGTSVLGGSGSALVFATGRDTEVGGIARGLDAPVASTAFERDTRRFSVMLMRLTVLMVLFVLLVNLTLERPLLESFLFAMALAVGLTPELLPMVVSVTLARGAVRLAEQDVIVKRLGAVHDLGCMDVMCTDKTGTLTEANIRLERTEDAASQHSERTLAWACLNSHFATGLRSPMDEAILARGAACTQGWVKRDELPFDFERRRVSVLLEKAGRSVLVVKGAPEALLPLCEAREAADGTVQPLDAAGGEALQDRADALGGQGFRVLGLAWRDGPFPGGQVSVEEESGLVFAGFASFLDPPKHSARPALTALREAGVAVKVVTGDNARVAVHVCQQLGLEVRGVLTGAELALLDDLGLRARAEDTTVFARVSPAQKSRILRALRQRGHVVGFLGDGINDAPSLHEADVGISVAGAVDVAREAAALLLLRPELGVLHDGIQEGRRTFGNVMKYIRMGTSSNFGNMLSMALASLVLPFLPMLPIQILLNNMLYDVSELAIPLDTVDAEQLARPPRWDMRFVRLYMAVFGTLSSLFDAATFTVLLYGFHAGAPLFQTGWFMESLTTQVLVIFIIRTRGGAGRSAPARLLLLSSLGVVAVANVLPFTPLGHVFGFVPPPPGILASLGALVALYLACAAWLNRWFFRRFDTA, from the coding sequence ATGGGCGTCGCACGCTCGAACAGCCGGGGTGCCGGGGGCCTGGCGCATCTTCCGCGCCGCTCCGGCGGGCGGCGGGGCCCGGCACCGGAGCGGAAGGGACCGTCCGCCTGGAGTGCGCCGGAGGAGTCCCTCCGCGCCCGCCTGGGCAGCACGTTCCAGGGCCTGTCCCAGCAGGAAGCCGAGGCGCGGCTCGAGTCCCTGGGGCCCAACGCGCTGGAGTCCCGGCGACGCCGGCCGCTCCTCCTGGAGCTGCTGCTGCGGCTGGGCAACCCGCTGGTGCTGGTGCTGCTGGTGGCGTGCGGCATCTCGGCGGTCGTCCACGACCTGACCAGCTCCGCCATCATCGCCGCCATCGTGTTGATCAGCGTGACGCTGGACTTCGTCCAGGAGCACCGCGCCAACAACGCGGCGGAGCGCCTGCGTGGCGCCGTGGCCCTGCGCGCCCGCGTGCTGCGCGACGGCGAGGAGCAGGTGCGCCCCGCCACGGAGCTCGTCCCCGGGGACGTGGTGCTGCTGGCCACCGGCAGCCGCGTCCCCGCGGATGCGCGCCTGCTGGAGTCGCACGAGCTGACCGTGAACGAGTCGCTGCTCACCGGCGAGCCCTATCCCGTGGAGAAGGCGCCGGGCCTCGCGCCCAAGGACGCCCCGCTCGCGGAGGTGGGCAACGCCGTCTTCGCCGGGACGTCGGTGCTGGGGGGCTCGGGGAGCGCGCTCGTGTTCGCCACCGGCCGCGACACGGAGGTCGGCGGCATCGCCCGGGGGCTGGACGCGCCCGTCGCCTCCACCGCCTTCGAGCGGGACACGCGCCGCTTCTCCGTGATGCTGATGCGGCTCACGGTCCTCATGGTGCTGTTCGTGCTCCTGGTGAACCTGACCCTGGAGCGCCCGCTGCTGGAGTCCTTCCTCTTCGCCATGGCCCTGGCGGTGGGGCTGACGCCGGAGCTGCTGCCCATGGTGGTCTCGGTGACGCTCGCCCGGGGCGCCGTGCGCCTCGCGGAACAGGACGTCATCGTCAAGCGGCTGGGCGCGGTGCACGACCTGGGCTGCATGGACGTGATGTGCACCGACAAGACGGGCACGCTCACGGAGGCGAACATCCGGCTGGAGCGCACCGAGGACGCCGCCTCCCAGCACAGCGAGCGCACCCTCGCGTGGGCCTGCCTCAACAGCCACTTCGCCACCGGCCTGCGCAGCCCCATGGACGAGGCCATCCTGGCCCGGGGCGCGGCGTGCACGCAGGGCTGGGTGAAGCGGGACGAGCTGCCCTTCGACTTCGAGCGCCGCCGGGTGTCCGTGCTGCTGGAGAAGGCCGGCCGGAGCGTCCTGGTGGTGAAGGGCGCGCCGGAGGCGCTGCTGCCCCTGTGCGAGGCGCGTGAGGCGGCGGACGGGACGGTCCAGCCCCTGGACGCGGCCGGGGGCGAGGCGTTGCAGGACCGCGCGGACGCGCTGGGAGGGCAGGGCTTCCGGGTGCTGGGGCTGGCCTGGCGCGACGGCCCGTTCCCGGGCGGGCAGGTGTCCGTGGAGGAGGAGTCGGGGCTCGTCTTCGCGGGCTTCGCCTCCTTCCTGGACCCGCCCAAGCACAGCGCCCGGCCCGCGCTGACGGCGCTGCGCGAGGCGGGCGTCGCCGTCAAGGTGGTGACGGGCGACAACGCGCGGGTGGCGGTGCACGTCTGCCAGCAGCTGGGCCTGGAGGTGCGGGGCGTGCTCACCGGCGCGGAGCTGGCCCTGCTGGACGACCTGGGCCTGCGCGCGCGGGCGGAGGACACCACCGTCTTCGCGCGCGTGTCCCCCGCGCAGAAGAGCCGCATCCTCCGCGCGCTGCGGCAGCGCGGCCACGTGGTGGGCTTCCTGGGGGACGGCATCAACGACGCGCCGTCGCTGCACGAGGCGGACGTGGGCATCTCCGTCGCGGGCGCGGTGGACGTCGCGCGCGAGGCCGCGGCGCTGCTGCTGCTGCGCCCGGAGCTGGGCGTCCTGCATGACGGCATCCAGGAGGGACGGCGCACCTTCGGCAACGTCATGAAGTACATCCGCATGGGGACCAGCTCCAACTTCGGCAACATGCTCAGCATGGCCCTGGCGTCGCTGGTGCTGCCGTTCCTGCCCATGCTCCCCATCCAGATCCTCCTCAACAACATGCTGTACGACGTGTCGGAGCTGGCCATCCCGCTGGACACGGTGGACGCGGAGCAGCTCGCGCGGCCCCCCCGCTGGGACATGCGCTTCGTGCGCCTCTACATGGCGGTGTTCGGCACGCTCAGCTCGCTCTTCGACGCGGCCACCTTCACGGTGCTGCTGTACGGCTTCCACGCCGGCGCGCCGCTCTTCCAGACGGGCTGGTTCATGGAGTCGCTGACCACGCAGGTGCTGGTCATCTTCATCATCCGCACCCGGGGCGGGGCGGGGCGCAGCGCCCCCGCGCGGCTCCTGCTGCTGTCGTCGCTCGGCGTGGTGGCGGTGGCCAACGTGCTGCCCTTCACGCCGCTGGGGCACGTCTTCGGCTTCGTGCCGCCGCCGCCCGGCATCCTCGCGTCGCTGGGCGCGCTGGTGGCGCTGTACCTGGCCTGCGCGGCGTGGCTCAACCGCTGGTTCTTCCGCCGCTTCGACACCGCCTGA
- a CDS encoding serine hydrolase yields the protein MTWNPLRVLGVLAVALLFIPVAAGAATRQQELDRLLTQYHQLRQFNGAALVANEKGVILKKAYGSANFEWNVPNTPDTKFRLASVTKQFTAMVVLQLVAEGKLKLDDTLASALPDYRKDTGSRITLAQLLNHTSGIPNYTNRPDFFSKVSRNPYTVADFVKQFASGDLEFEPGSQYAYSNSGYFLLGAIIERATGKTYAQAVQERIFTPLGMKDSGYDVHATVLPKRASGYEQTPEGYVNAPYLDMSLPYAAGSLYSTVEDLYRWDRALYGNTLLPEALKQKMFTPGLKNYGFGFSMDPLKLDDGKTELATIQHSGGINGFSTRIFRVPQGKEVVILLDNTSGGDNLKPLATGLFSVLHGIPPKAPRMGIREVLLQTLGKEPVAKTVARYRELKATKPDAYDYSDGQLNSLGYRLLQTGRAADSIEIFKLNVEMFPQVGNVYDSLGEAYLAVGDKEQARVNYRKALELDPANANAAAALQNLGAPSKAVP from the coding sequence ATGACCTGGAACCCGTTGCGCGTGCTGGGCGTGCTCGCCGTCGCCCTGCTGTTCATCCCCGTCGCCGCCGGCGCCGCGACGCGGCAGCAGGAGCTGGACCGGCTGCTGACGCAGTACCACCAGCTGCGCCAGTTCAACGGCGCGGCGCTCGTGGCCAACGAGAAGGGCGTCATCCTGAAGAAGGCCTACGGCTCCGCCAACTTCGAATGGAACGTGCCCAACACGCCGGACACGAAGTTCCGCCTCGCGTCCGTGACCAAGCAGTTCACGGCCATGGTCGTCCTCCAACTGGTCGCGGAGGGGAAGCTGAAGCTCGACGACACGCTGGCCTCCGCGCTGCCGGACTACCGCAAGGACACGGGCTCGCGCATCACCCTTGCCCAGCTGCTCAACCACACGTCCGGCATCCCCAATTACACGAACCGGCCGGACTTCTTCTCCAAGGTGTCGCGCAATCCCTACACCGTCGCGGACTTCGTGAAGCAGTTCGCCAGCGGTGACCTGGAGTTCGAGCCCGGCTCGCAATACGCCTACAGCAACTCCGGCTACTTCCTGCTGGGCGCCATCATCGAGCGCGCCACCGGCAAGACGTACGCGCAGGCGGTGCAGGAGCGCATCTTCACGCCGCTGGGCATGAAGGACTCCGGCTACGACGTCCATGCGACGGTGCTGCCCAAGCGCGCCAGCGGCTACGAACAAACGCCGGAGGGCTACGTCAACGCCCCCTACCTGGACATGTCCCTGCCGTACGCCGCCGGGTCGCTGTACTCGACGGTGGAGGACCTGTACCGCTGGGACCGCGCGCTCTACGGGAACACGCTGCTGCCGGAGGCCCTCAAGCAGAAGATGTTCACGCCCGGCCTGAAGAACTACGGCTTCGGGTTCTCCATGGACCCGCTCAAGCTGGATGACGGCAAGACGGAGCTGGCCACCATCCAGCACAGCGGCGGCATCAACGGGTTCAGCACGCGCATCTTCCGTGTGCCGCAGGGCAAGGAGGTGGTCATCCTCCTGGACAACACGTCGGGCGGCGACAATCTCAAGCCGCTGGCCACGGGCCTCTTCAGCGTGCTCCACGGCATCCCGCCCAAGGCGCCCCGCATGGGCATCCGGGAGGTGCTGCTCCAGACGCTTGGCAAGGAGCCCGTCGCGAAGACCGTCGCGCGCTACCGGGAGCTGAAGGCCACGAAGCCGGACGCGTATGACTACTCCGATGGTCAGCTCAACAGCCTGGGCTACCGGCTGCTCCAGACGGGCCGCGCGGCGGACTCCATTGAAATCTTCAAGCTCAACGTGGAGATGTTCCCCCAGGTGGGCAACGTCTACGACAGCCTGGGGGAGGCGTACCTCGCTGTCGGGGACAAGGAGCAGGCGCGGGTGAACTACCGCAAGGCCTTGGAGCTGGACCCCGCCAACGCGAACGCGGCGGCCGCGCTCCAGAATCTGGGAGCGCCCTCAAAGGCAGTCCCCTAG
- a CDS encoding glutathione S-transferase family protein, which yields MKLYFNPRSRAVIGKWMLDEAGVEYEIVPIDLDKREQKSPEYLKVNPAGKLPALVDGEARVFENAALCLYIADKYPQARLAPKLDAPERGRYLSLMVYSTSQLEPSMGDHMAKAPTPPQRGWTEYPQTLDAMERELGDGPYLFGDWFTAADVMIGSMFIYQRMLGGSTGRPKLEAYVDRLMARPKGMKLR from the coding sequence ATGAAGCTCTATTTCAATCCGCGGAGCCGGGCGGTGATTGGCAAGTGGATGCTCGATGAGGCGGGGGTCGAGTACGAAATCGTGCCCATCGACCTGGACAAGCGGGAGCAGAAGTCGCCCGAGTACCTGAAGGTGAACCCCGCCGGGAAGCTGCCCGCGCTGGTGGACGGAGAGGCCCGCGTATTCGAGAACGCGGCCCTCTGTCTCTACATCGCGGACAAGTACCCGCAGGCCCGGCTGGCGCCGAAGCTGGATGCGCCGGAGCGAGGCCGGTACCTGTCGCTGATGGTGTACTCGACGTCGCAGCTGGAGCCGTCCATGGGCGACCACATGGCCAAGGCCCCCACGCCGCCGCAGCGCGGATGGACGGAGTACCCGCAGACGCTGGACGCCATGGAGCGCGAGCTGGGGGACGGCCCCTATCTCTTCGGCGACTGGTTCACCGCCGCGGACGTGATGATCGGCTCCATGTTCATCTACCAGCGCATGCTCGGCGGTTCGACGGGACGGCCGAAGCTGGAGGCCTACGTGGACCGGCTGATGGCCCGTCCCAAGGGCATGAAGCTGCGCTGA